TAAATGGATGTCATTTAGTAATTGCCATCTCATCAACTCCCACGAAGGTTGAAGCCAACCAGAAGAATTAATGTTAGATTATTGCGATAAATCTGAAGATATCTGGACGAATAATAAAAAGTCTGAACTAGACAAAGAACAGTCTGGTTGTCTGGAAAATCCGTAAAAGTCTGTaagattccagataaatctggaaGGCTGGCAACGCTGGTTCCATTTACTACGAAATTCTGCAATGTTTTCGGTTCGTTTCTTCATTTACTTCATGTCTCTTTTAATTGAAGCCTAATATATTTCAATCGGAAGAAGCTCAGGAGAGTTGGGCGGATTGACGTTCCTAGGAATAACTAAAATcacattattgttttgataccATTTCAAAGTCGATTTGGCATAATGACATGAGGTCAAATCTGGTCAATAGAATATAGACACATTGTGTTCCCTTATGAATGGTAATAGATGCTTTTGTAGGCACtcttcaatataaattttagaatttttacttCCAGTGGTCACAAATGATTTGCTTTTGGAACCACAACTAAAAACTGCCTGCCAAACCAGGAACTTCTTTGGGaactttgactttttttttggtctaGAATGTTTATTATCAACTCTGCGATCGTTGGTAGAAGTATATCTTGGAATTCATGATAATCAGTTTAGACCTATTATCTTTTACCATCTTTTTACTGAAAagtatcaacaaatcaattgcATAAAAGATATTTCACTGATGGGGCTCGTCTCAATGAATCCACTTGTTTTGGTGTCTTCGTGTGTAATCAACTTAAAttataaatattcaaataagcCAAATCAAGTGTCATCAAATCAATAAAAGGGTCAGCGGAACCTTTGTCATCAGCCAGGAAGCCTGGTTCGATGGAATCGAAAGCCGGAAACTGTAGTGACATCAAAATGAGCGGCAAGCGCCATCAAGCGGAACCCCAATCGCTTCCTCCAACATGTCGCTAACAAGCTGGGATTGTCGTCTACAATCGTGTATCGAGCGCGTGGTGATGGACAATGGTACGTACTTCAAGacagacttcaaacagcttgtCTGGCAAAAGCTTTATACAGCAACAGGAAGGGGAAAAGTTGTAGATTTTTTTAAGTTGCTGCTCGCTAGGAAACATCTGGTTTGGCAGGCTAGCTGCATCTGTAGCTTGAAAAGGGACATTTTAAATACTTGAGAAGGGACGAGAAACATCGGGATATCGTTAAACGGAATCTTTAGAAGGTCCAAAAAACTGTTGAAAGCGACAAGAGTTTAATACAAACTAACGTTTCGAAACTATTCTGGACGAGCTTCTGTACAGAATTTCAACAGGTGAATTTATAATTCTCAATTGAACACCAAAAGAAATTGATTATTCCACAGAAAATGAAATCAATTTACACGCATCCTTCTTTGAGCAAATTTTGATCGTAAGACCCTCTATGTTTAGGTGCTCCCGTGGACGAGTGGTTCGTTTCCCGTTATGACCGAGGCATTTtgcgtcaaagaaatttctgaCCACAGAACCTGTTACTCTGAATACATGTAAGGCGATTACTTTCAAtttttccaaatgtttcttcgagagtGTGACTCAAGACTTTGAACGCAAGTCGTGTCTTTATTCTcataatgagtagacttatgcgGATAGCAAAGTCTTTCGATGTGGACACAGATAAAGACAGATAATGACCCCACCAGATAGAACTATTTTTGAATACCCTTGGGGTTCAAGGGAGGATACTCTGTGTTACTATCAGAGATGTGTTGGAAACATGCGTAGTCTGCTATATACAGTCGATTTATGGTAAGTATTCCTGAAGAAGTCTTGTAAAAGAATTTAATTTCGTTCTGTTATTCTCACAATAACCTACCTTAGACAGTCAAATCGAGCACCAGACGCTAACCCTGATCATAATGCACAACGCTACAGTGCTGGCGGTGACTCTCGTTTGAGACAGCGACAGCATAATACCATATTCCTAACCAGTTCATCTAAATATTACCATTTTTCACCTCGACTAAATCGCGGGTAATCGATTCAATGCTACAAAACATAGAACTTATGTAGGGGAACTGGGGGTAAGCCGGGCCCCATAAGAcaaagtattgttttgtgagatctgagggcacatatttttatgtttccctcacagaatcattgtctagattattttccatgagatataAGAAATATCAGTGCTTTTAAACGGCAATTTTACAAGTTATAGTCAATTTCCAAAGCTGACATAAAAACAGAGTTCACCAACCAATGCGGGTGAAACCGGCACCCTATGGAAGTAACACCGGCGCTCTCAAtttgttaataaatatttttgacaTCAGCTGAATCAGTTTGAATTTGGTAACTGTCAAATGGGAGATATTCTAATTCTAGATGTCGCTATCAAATATGGTTCGAATTGCTCAACTGATTCCGTAGATATGATCGGAACAAGCTCCGGTGAACATGGAATACGGAAAAATACCACCTTCCACAAAACGTGATTCTGTAATGTAGACCTGGGGATTCCGAAGTCTTGGAAGCATGTTTCACAGAAACTCTACAAACGatagcctcttttgcaaggGTGAGGTTCTCCTGGCGTCCACTCTCACAATTCGTTTTCCTTGGGAGCTGCGAGGCATCTGAAATAGATAGAATATTTATATGTCCCGATAACCTTCAACTAACTGGAAACTATGCCGGGTTTACTCCACTCAAAGGGTGACGGTCTTACTCCAACAACATACATTTTTCAAGGAgactatttctattaatttattttttttatctgtgttatagtgattttcaactcatttggctggttcgtcacttttaattccattttttggaagaatgtcgggagtgagaattgaactcgtgatcttcagcgtgagaggcatggatgtaaccactacgccagatcgcctacaCTATATTATTAATTTATTGCTTTAACTAAACTCAACTCGGATACCAGTGATAGCCGACAATACGTCTAATATCGAGCAAAGTTTGTTGTCGGATGGATTTTGGCCGAACGGAGTGTCTATAGTTTCCTTTTTAGACCGAAGATCCAAAGTAGTGTGATATTATTACTGAACCTTTCTTCGTTACTTCCGGTGTTCCACAGGGTAGTCACACTGGACCCTTCTTATTTCTGCTGTTTTTGAATGACATCAACTTCACTCTGAAATGATTCAAACTTTCGTACGCAGATAAGACAAGATAAGATTCAAAGCTCAATTTTGAAGACCATATTGTTTACATTACTTCCAAAGCTTCGAAGTGCTTGGGCTTCATTTTCCGAGCTGCTAAGAAGTTCTCAGACATCCACTGTCTAAAAGTTTTGTATTGTTCGTTACTCCGATCTATTTTGGAGTATGCTGTTGTTGTATGGGCTCCGTACTATCAAAACAACATACAACAAATAGAAGCAATACAACGTGAGTTTGTCCGCTTTGCTCTGCGACGGTTGCCTTGGAACGATCCCTTCAACCTTCCCAGATACAAAGATcgttgtcgattaatcgatctagAGCTTCTCGAAAATAGACGGAACGTGGCGAAGGCTGCTTTCGTCGCAGATGTTGTTCAGTCTCAAATAGACTGCCCTGCTGTGCTAAATGAATACAACATGAATATTCCTCGTCGTACTCTGAGAACCCATGACTTCCTCCGAATTCGTACATTTCGTACCAATGATGGTTATAATGAGCCTATTAGTAGTATGTGACACGTGTTCAACcgctgttttcatgtttttgacTATCACTTGTCTCGTCACGTCAATAAGAGTAGGTCCATGGAGTGCCTGGACATACTACCTTAGTTTTAAGTTAGAATAAGTCGTATTTTTGTTAGGAATAAGATTGTGTCATTTGGACTGTACTTTCTGTTGACGCAAAAATGAGCAGGTTTTATgcccattttagaaaaaaagcttcaagcacactaaaatgggcttttccctgtttcaaataaacaaataaacaaataaataaaaagacaggggacaaactgtagaACAACGAAAAAGGATTTGAAACCTCGTTCAAGAATAAAAGCTTAAATTCCACTACCGTGAAATTACATACGGTTGCACATCATCGGCACtcgcttttttttattattatttcaacATTTGACGAATCacggaaaaataataaatacgaCATGTGCAGTGTTCAAAAACATGGTTAATTAAAGTATTCTAGTAGAAATCAAGGGGTGCCGGTCTTACCCCCAGTTCCCCagtgttggcagaaaacatttcatcttcgggagaaaaaaatgcttttttttgttccgatcttacgaagaaataaaaaattggcTTAGTAACGGTATCGCTTCAAAACAACCAGGCTACTACCAGCATCGAATCCGTCTACTGCCTGCAAGCTGAACCAATGTATTGATTTCAGATGTAgcatattttgaatgaaatagaAATAATTTGTAGGATTCAAACGAATGCCTTTTTATAAAAAAGCAGTGAAATCATGCTTGTACACCTAATAATAGATCTAGTTTATTGACCACAAGTTGGAAGCAATATTCAGGGGAAGAGGACTTCGGCTTGGGAAAATAGTATAATCAATGATGATGCTACAAATGTGAATGTACCGGAAAATGGAAATTAGGTAGATCtgcaaccaatttacaataatcCGCGAAATGCGCTGAACTGAAATAAAATCTGAACAAGAAATATTATTTGATAAAATTATAGTTCTCGTCGTTAACACTCCTATAATCGCGCATTGCTCTGTCAGACcgtgaaatcaataattcgttcatttctcagaagatatcaacactacggggggtctccgtagccacattggttgcgcgttcgcttagtaagcgatcgatcgtgagttcaaaactcaggaccctcattgaccatctttgtgttgctacagaatagctacgtccacgcaacaatcatcagcgatggagatcgatccacggtcgaaataagatcgattcatccatacaactgctctgctctgcaagacacatcgggctgctgttctataaataactcaacaatgatcaatcaactgtctccgctgtccggtggtcaaactggataatggaagaacagaaagaatactcttacgcctaaatggctactgtgtgaatgtaccatatgtaatggtatagaaggaatactggcgaacggcaactgtgtaatgtgctaattatatatatgataaccatgtgacatgtacacgattaaaattcggctctgttacagctaaaatgctaatgagccttaaataaataaatgggataaaaaaaaaatcaacactacgactttgcgattctctctagcttcgttattcgtcgttcgtcatcgtttagcgtatcgcatgtgtgaAGGGGActtgtgccacttttttaacattttcggtctgacacaccgacgcgagtataggagtaacttggacaagttttttttttctccattatagtgactttcaacacatttcggctggttcgttacttttacttccatttttggaagaatgtcgggagtgagaattgaactcgtgatctcgtgagaggtatggatgttaccactacgccagatcgcctccacaaattttttggacaagtgccatttttcatattctagaatattgttgaatgaaatgtatgaattaatgttagtggcatggaatatttattaaatataatacataagattattaccggactattcttatttaatttcagtcccttttgtaactggattgaacggatccatatattaactattcgtcgatatattctttgttagattcatacgttcaaaagcagaatagaaatgtttgattttcgtatagttattcgctaaatataatggtcatacatatacacacttgtgaaagaatttcacttgtggaagaattgtaaacagtaaactataaactaatcggtagcttatggtaatttttaacagttacagttttggggatatttttttttataatggacaatatcgacaagaaaacaagaaaaaaaaaggaagttcctagaaatcattttatatcatatttttatgtcccaactaaaaaaaaggcattaattcttagcttaccaagaaaacagaggcaaagaatattagaaatatgcaaagtttatattccagaacctttatcatctggtaattatctagaaggtcgttatacattcttctcttcgataaaagacccgaaaaacacgtaacaactgcatgaaatgtaaaaaatatgtttatttcgagcatgcagttatgctatgttctgattcttacttcaatgaaaccacaatcgattaatacgtttttatgttattttatagctctttataccatgaattatattcagttgcttactttcaattaatatcagcgaaaaattcgaatttcgttatttgtgttggagtatcaaaaatcacTCTATTtcaaggaggctgaattagatgactattaaaacataataaagacgaagaaaacatattttttgagttttttcattcaatcataccctcttcttcaaacaaatgccaataaagcctgaaaaatacaaaatggcaacattacagagaagttcaattttcggaatgacaccgtgcgcgagtatacgtgttatgattttgcacgcgagtacaggagggttaactaattgaataattgttcttTTGATtacatacagtcaatcgcaaaattaagtgtacaaatgctacttgacgatactttcctTTTATTTGGtacgaatattttgaatacattgattctatTGATGCATATTACTTACTCACACACTTAACtagctgtacgtgcaataaaGTTCGgggaaaagttttctgctaattgtttattcctaaaaattgaaaacaatctctattctaggcatcgcaaaattgagtgtacaccttaaatttctccgaaAGTTCTCCTTGCAAGTAAAATttttgcgaattagcgtacttttcTTCATCtgtgattggtgtcaacactcaacaattgcttgggcagtgttggtttttgttttttattgatgtttgattttttttatcaaaatggcaggttagaggaaaaaaattgatattgttacacgtacaatgataataagtatgAACTGTCGTGGAAAAACATTGTAGGAAATAGCAGCTATACTCAGAAGAACCCACTATACagcaaagaaaatcataaacaaatggaaatacgaaggaactaTGAAAAATCTCCCGAGTAGCAGACACAAACGTATCttgtcttctgatgatgaacgagtaactgtgcgaacatttcgaaagaaCCCTAAAGTAAACATTGTCAGCGCCGACATTGTCCGGAcggcagcatacaggaacaatctgagaggtcgcgTTGGTCGTGAAATCTCTTTCATCTCAAAGGcgaatatgaaaaaacgactacagtttgctaaaGCATATGTTAACAGAACTAAGCAGTTCTGGAACAATGTCCTTTATACGGATGAGatgaaaaccaatctctttgaatcgaATGGAGGACAGATGGTGTGAAGGAAACCAGAATCGGTGCTCCAAATTCAGCATTAggttcccacagtaaaacacggcggcgACAGTCAGATGATGTATGGTTTGATGGCGGCTTCAGGAATTGGAACCATGAGGTTTATtgattcggcgatggacaagatgacttcattgaacatcctgaaACGTAACCCTCAGTGTCTCGTGCAGAAATCACAGGATCATGACCCGAAACAAACTAATCTCATCGTGCGGGAGTGTCTACTttataatgtcccaatcaactccaAACACCTCCGCAATCACCGGATTTGAACACTATTCAGCATCTATGGTAGGGAACCAAGAAAtgtctgaagaataaaaatctaGGGAACGGAGCAGAACTCGAAGCGACGATTAAGGAGATCTAGGAGAGCATTCCGTTTACAGTGACTTGCAGACTTGCTTGCAGAcagtgctggacgccaaaggggggccataccaaatactaggagattgatttttgttatctgttatcaTTTCTGAACtgagttcattttatttttcaagaaaaatttgaactgtacactcaattttgcaacctctgaattgaagattttttgtttgtatgaaGCATTTTTTGAAGTATGAACATGAAGTGGAAGTGtgtccattttaattttttttatcactacatgagagcgaaaaggatcaattttacgatgaatatgagttgcttttaattatttactttttaaccccgaaaaactcaaaaataataaACCAACACGGGGAGTATAattaattttgcgattgactgtaggTCGTTCAAACGTCCAAAGGAATCGACTCAATTTCGAAGGTTAATTAACCTTTCTCTTCGTATTGTTTTGTACGCCCCGCACATAATTCTTTCATAACGGTACACCCTTACACGTCGACCACCGCTCATTAACGCTGAACCGTTTCGATTGTTACTTTCCGAAATCTTATTGTCCCATGTATCATCCCATAAGATCAATCCACCGGGGTCTTTAATTGAAAATGCAGTCACGTACATGCACCTCTTTTTGTGGCGTTTTACTACCCGAAATTCGGAAGGCTACGAGTATTTGTTGTGCATATGCCCACCTGGACATTTTTCCGGCTCAACCAATACTCAAAATCACttcacaaacaaacaaaaattacgCTATGGAAGGTAAAATATGTACATGGTTTCATTATAACACGCGCAAGCTTTTTAACGGTGACAACATGACAAAACCGGTTAGTCTGACGGTCTGCGCATACAGCAACAGCAAAAACACCAAAATATACTTTTGGATTTTGGAAAGACCACTGCATCTGCAGTGACTTTGAAATTTATTGATACCGCTCTTTTGCTGTTGAACAGCCGAACTCAACCCAAACTGATCTGTGTCAGCAGCCCAAAATTGCAACCAGTGGAGCGTTGAATTCGATTAACACGTTTCAGATTCGCCTTATTTCGTGGTTAAAGTGGCGCTGCCACACAGATCAAATAACGTGATTAGGTAATAGCATAGCGAAGATAGGTGAACAGCACCAAACCGGTCGCCCGTTCGACGGACACGATCGCCTCGAGTGTGGGGGGTATGGGTTTGATTCGgtttttctttttcatatacGCCAAACTTATGAGAATAATAGTTGAATACATAATAAGTGCGCGTGTTGCGCACTGTCTCGACGGGATTTgcgtttggataaaaaaaatgaaagtgtgtagatttgttgaaaaaaggaataaacactaatactttatttttctcgaattatatccatttatatatataaaaacatGATTCTCAGTGGTACAAAATAGAAATCTGATTAACATTTGCtcgtttgttttttgtttttgcttgTTTTAAATAAGTAATAAACAAAGCTTACTTCGATTATGAAATACACACACATTTATATCGGCTCTGACGCTGCCgcagtaacatttttgtgtcgTCTACTGTCATCTTTTCTGTTTCGCGATTACAGTCAACATGCTGACGTTGCGCCATGATTTTGATGTCGATGATTGCTCGGACCTCGTAGATTGGGAGATCGAGATATGCGGGGCAATTTTGTTTTTCTCCAAATGATAAGCCGCTGGGCCGCTGAGCGGTAATTGTATTGCACCTGGGGAAGCCTCTACGCATCTGCATTGCCTATGTGCTGATACCGCTTCTcttctgttgttgttgttgatcatATGAAACGAGACTGTGTGATGTGATGTTCTGAGTAAACGATAAATCCTCctcatgaaataaaataaacacatATGCGATCGGAAACTGCGCTTATACGAATATAGGAATTGCAGATGGAAGTTATTACTCCACCGTGACGGATTTTGCAAGATTTCGTGGACAATCGACGTTGCATCCTCGCAGGACGGCTATGTGGTAGGAAAGCAATTGCATCGGAATGACGGTTAGAATGCCCTGAAGACAATCGACGGTTCGTGGAATTTCCAGAGCCTTTGACGCGAGGGACATGGTCTCCTCATCACCCTCCTCACAGACGATGATCGGTCGTCCCTCGCGGGCCGTAACCTGCTGGAGTGCGTTAATACACTTCACGTACACTGGATCTCGCATGATGATCATAACAATAGGCATAGTGTCATCTACGAGAGCCAACGGACCATGCTTTAGCTCACCGGCCATGATACCCTCGCTGTGCATGTATGTCAACTCCTTCACCTTCAGAGCACCCTCCATGCATGTGGCGAAGTTGTAACCACGTCCCATGATCAGAAGCGACTTCTGCTGGTAGAGATCTTGTGCGATTTCCAATACTTTCTGGTCCAACTTGAGCACCTGTTTGATGTGTGTGTCCAGCTGGCGAAGTCCTTCCATAATTTCCTCCCGTCGGTTCTGCAGCGAGAGCCTATCCTCGCTCATAACCAGCGCAAACATGACCAGGGAAATGAACTGCGATGTGTAGGCTTTCGTTGAAGCCACACCAATCTCCGGTCCGGCATTCACGTGCACTCCACAGTGCGACTCGCGGCAAATCGAGCTGCCCACGGTGTTGGTAACTCCGACAATCAGTGCGCCACGCTGCTTGCAGTAGCGCAGAGCCATCAAAGTATCGGCAGTTTCGCCCGATTGCGAAATGAAGAAGCACACATCGTCACGATAGATCGGGGTGTTGCGGTCCAGAAAATCGGAGGCCAGCTCAACCATCACCGGCAGTTCGGTGAGTTCCTCCAGCAGCTGCCGGGTGGCAACGGCACTGTGATACGAAGTTCCGCAAGCGATCAACATCAATCGCCGGCAGCGTTTAATTTCTGGAATGTAGTCTTTGATGCCTCCGAGTGTCACCTTCATGCTTTCGAAGTTGACACGTCCCCGCATGGTATTGATCACGGACTCGGGTTGTTCGAAAATTTCCTTCTGCATGAAGTAGCGATAGTTACCTGAAGAATGAAATCAAAGTAGCTGTTGATTAATGTGGCTATGTCAATTAGTCAATGATGTTAAATTTTCCGTTAGTAATAAACCAGACTTTGTATTGAACACACGTCTTTCCTcaacaggttatgggcccaaTTGCATCTGGCCATTGGAACCTGAATCGGAACTGAAGCGGACAAGTTATGAAGAAATAAAGAGTTCTTTATCAAATTACGTAAAATGTCTAACTCATCGAAAGTAGGTATTATTGTTTGCTGGAGAGGGATACGATGTTTGGAAGTTTCGGACGAAACGCAGTTGTCGGCTCATGGTGTAAATGAAGTAATAACAGCGGATGTATCTGCTGATGAAACGCACAGGAGGACTTTTCAAGCAAAGGATGAAAAGACAAAGGAACTTCTAGTTTCGTATATttgtgaataaatgaataatgtTGTAGAAACGGTCGTTTTGAATGTGGCACAAAAAAATGAATACAGGTGAACTGTTATCGTATTCAGCTGGAGAAAGCGCGTCATTACTGATATCAACGACATTTCTGTGCGTTTTCGGTGTTTGGGTTCCATCATTTTCTAAAGCCAGATTGAGTTTATTGATTCTGAAAACGGTTTCGCTAGTTGTTGTAAGTTTTTTCTTTCTGATAATAAAAATCGAAGTTTTTGTGCGGAAAATAATAGATAAAGACCGCCAAGATAGCGTATCCTTTCGCAACACCGTGGCCAAGTACAACATAAGCGGAAGCTTCAGAAGCTTTTAAGGAAGTACCGATAGCTTGGTACCGTTTGCGATCGGGTAGGACGTGGACGCAAATGCTTGACAACGGATCGGGATAATGCCAAAATCGTCAGAGAAGTGCGAAAAAACCCAAGAGCTATAAGCAGAACTATAAACGAAAGTATATCATTGAACAGTGCTTCCGTGGCCAAGAGGTTAGCGTCCcgcattatcatgccgggggttcgggttcgatttctgttctggccgggggatttttcgtcaaagaaatttcatccGACTAGCACTGTGGTCTCGCGTATTCTAGATCTTGCcacttcagaatacattcaagatgttttatccggcatagaaatctcaactaagtactactaattaAAAATGACGCTGGTAATACctgcgttgagaaggcaaaagttccactgggaacttTGATGCCATCCAAGAAGCAGAAGAAGATCATTCAACATATCAAAACGAACAATACGATTGAGACCGCAACAGCAAGGATTAAGGAGCAAGTTTGCGTCTCCAGAAGCCAATCTTGTTTCTAGAAAAAGGTGCTGTGGTCAGTAAATTAGAGCTTTTCGGAACGTAACAACGACCCAGAGTATGGATTAAGCGAGGAGAGGAGCTGCTTGACATGAACGTTCAGAAGACAGTGAAACACGATGACGGCAACATTAT
The Toxorhynchites rutilus septentrionalis strain SRP chromosome 2, ASM2978413v1, whole genome shotgun sequence genome window above contains:
- the LOC129768794 gene encoding glutamine--fructose-6-phosphate aminotransferase [isomerizing] 2-like, with the protein product MCGIFAYLNFLTPKTRREVLDLLLTGLKRLEYRGYDSAGVAVDNPHDDQSGIVTFKRTGKVKMLEESIVEATEDGSYNGNVDTHVGIAHTRWATHGAPSAVNSHPQRSDETNSFVVVHNGIVTNYKDIKKFLELRGYVFESDTDTETIAKLVHHLYVQHPNYSFRELVEQVVQQVEGAFALAFKSKHFPGECVVTRRGSPLLVGIKAKTSLATNHVPILYGKGHRHGSSGNIQFEPTPDNTSDFMNPGEEVEYFFASDASAVIEHTNRVIYLEDDDVAAVKNGALGIHRLKKSLDDPHAREITTLKMEIQQIMKGNYRYFMQKEIFEQPESVINTMRGRVNFESMKVTLGGIKDYIPEIKRCRRLMLIACGTSYHSAVATRQLLEELTELPVMVELASDFLDRNTPIYRDDVCFFISQSGETADTLMALRYCKQRGALIVGVTNTVGSSICRESHCGVHVNAGPEIGVASTKAYTSQFISLVMFALVMSEDRLSLQNRREEIMEGLRQLDTHIKQVLKLDQKVLEIAQDLYQQKSLLIMGRGYNFATCMEGALKVKELTYMHSEGIMAGELKHGPLALVDDTMPIVMIIMRDPVYVKCINALQQVTAREGRPIIVCEEGDEETMSLASKALEIPRTVDCLQGILTVIPMQLLSYHIAVLRGCNVDCPRNLAKSVTVE